A single region of the Thermotoga profunda AZM34c06 genome encodes:
- the mnmA gene encoding tRNA 2-thiouridine(34) synthase MnmA → MKNLKIGVLLSGGVDSAVALYTLKEQGHEVIAYHMKTVQDEFYIQRQIKHKVCCSPSDTFDAQIIADQLKVPLRIIHLQDIFKKLIIDYYLEEYKQGKTPNPCYFCNRLIKFGYLMDLMLQDNVDFVSSGHYARIIDGKLYKAVSKEKDQSYFLASIERERLKKIVFPNGDKTKDEIRKIAEKANIHVHDKTESQDLCFIPDSDQLRFFEEFGVDVKPGPILDKSGKKIGEHKGLVKYTIGQRKIGVSTGEKNYVVKICPQENTLIVGSEKDVYSKGFSVRNLNILTDVGKEFASTVKVRKNSEEVPCVVILNNNSAIVKTDKPIFAVTPGQAAVFYKDEMVLASGIIDEVL, encoded by the coding sequence GTGAAGAATTTGAAAATAGGTGTTTTACTCAGCGGAGGTGTTGATAGTGCAGTTGCACTTTATACACTCAAAGAGCAGGGACATGAAGTAATAGCATACCACATGAAAACTGTGCAAGATGAATTTTATATACAAAGACAGATAAAACATAAAGTCTGTTGTTCGCCGTCGGATACCTTTGATGCACAAATAATAGCAGATCAGTTGAAGGTTCCCCTGAGAATAATACATTTGCAAGACATCTTCAAGAAATTGATCATTGATTATTATCTTGAAGAATACAAGCAAGGTAAAACACCGAATCCTTGTTATTTTTGTAATCGTTTGATAAAGTTCGGATATTTGATGGATTTAATGCTCCAGGACAACGTTGATTTTGTGTCGAGTGGTCATTATGCGAGAATAATTGATGGTAAATTGTATAAAGCTGTGAGCAAAGAAAAAGATCAATCTTATTTTCTGGCATCAATAGAAAGAGAAAGACTCAAAAAAATCGTCTTTCCAAATGGAGACAAAACAAAGGACGAGATACGAAAAATCGCAGAAAAAGCCAATATTCACGTTCACGATAAGACAGAATCTCAGGATTTGTGTTTCATTCCAGATTCCGATCAATTGAGATTCTTTGAAGAATTTGGTGTTGATGTCAAACCAGGTCCTATTCTTGACAAAAGCGGAAAAAAGATAGGAGAACATAAAGGACTCGTGAAATACACGATTGGTCAAAGAAAAATAGGAGTTTCAACGGGTGAAAAAAATTATGTGGTCAAGATATGTCCACAAGAAAATACATTGATTGTTGGAAGTGAAAAAGATGTTTATTCAAAAGGTTTTTCAGTGAGAAATTTGAATATTCTGACAGATGTGGGAAAAGAATTTGCTTCAACCGTGAAGGTGAGAAAGAACTCAGAAGAAGTCCCATGCGTGGTAATCCTCAATAACAATTCAGCTATTGTTAAAACAGACAAACCAATTTTTGCTGTAACACCTGGACAGGCAGCGGTTTTCTACAAAGACGAGATGGTACTTGCTTCTGGGATCATTGACGAGGTTTTGTGA
- a CDS encoding ABC transporter substrate-binding protein, whose protein sequence is MKKLFVILGILLAFVVFAEEVIKIGAIFPLTGPAAATGVKIKYAIEVAQEIINGEHPEIELLLGKSAGLPNLNGAKVQFVFADHQANPELAMAEAERLIRNEGVVALIGCYHSSATKPASQVAEKYGIPFIAGSSSSAALTERGLQWFFRIAPHDGMETVFFFEYLKYLNQKYNANIKKVAVVYIDNEYGVHAAQMVKEKIKDYQADGFSIVADVKYPANATNVDIEVQKIKGAKPDAIFHASYIGDMTMFVKKYKEFNVVPKVVLSYCGGYQDPQFVINLGKDADYFAGPNATTSALFKKMAILAKINEMYKAKSGVDIDGPTLEDFASAIVIAEAINLAGSTEPQKILNILKTGTFMAPYFVSGRIKFGPDGQNIYSASVMTQILGGIYEAVWPEQYQTKEPVPQFPEWSKR, encoded by the coding sequence ATGAAGAAGTTGTTCGTAATCCTGGGAATTTTGTTAGCCTTTGTAGTTTTCGCAGAAGAAGTCATAAAGATTGGAGCTATTTTTCCATTGACCGGACCTGCAGCCGCAACAGGTGTAAAGATCAAATATGCGATTGAGGTAGCACAAGAAATCATCAATGGTGAGCATCCAGAGATCGAGCTGTTACTTGGAAAGAGTGCAGGTCTCCCAAATCTCAACGGTGCTAAAGTTCAGTTTGTTTTCGCAGACCACCAAGCAAACCCGGAACTTGCCATGGCGGAAGCAGAAAGGTTAATTAGAAACGAAGGTGTTGTTGCATTGATAGGATGTTATCATTCATCGGCGACAAAACCCGCAAGCCAAGTTGCTGAGAAATATGGAATACCGTTCATTGCTGGTTCATCAAGTTCTGCGGCACTGACCGAAAGAGGATTACAGTGGTTCTTCAGAATAGCACCACACGATGGTATGGAAACGGTGTTTTTCTTCGAATATCTTAAATATTTGAATCAAAAATACAATGCGAATATAAAGAAGGTAGCCGTAGTCTATATAGACAACGAGTATGGAGTCCATGCAGCGCAGATGGTGAAGGAAAAGATAAAAGATTATCAAGCCGATGGTTTTAGTATTGTTGCTGATGTAAAATACCCAGCCAATGCAACTAACGTAGATATCGAAGTTCAGAAAATCAAAGGTGCAAAACCCGATGCCATATTCCATGCTTCTTACATCGGAGATATGACAATGTTCGTAAAGAAATATAAAGAATTCAATGTCGTACCGAAGGTTGTGCTTTCATACTGTGGTGGTTACCAAGATCCACAGTTTGTGATTAATCTTGGGAAAGATGCCGATTACTTCGCTGGTCCAAATGCAACAACGTCGGCTTTGTTTAAAAAGATGGCGATATTGGCAAAGATCAATGAGATGTACAAGGCAAAATCGGGAGTAGATATAGATGGACCAACATTGGAAGATTTTGCTTCGGCTATTGTTATCGCAGAAGCTATTAACTTGGCTGGATCTACTGAACCTCAAAAGATTCTGAACATCCTCAAAACAGGTACTTTCATGGCTCCTTATTTTGTCTCTGGTAGGATAAAATTTGGGCCAGATGGTCAGAATATTTACTCTGCTTCTGTTATGACTCAGATTTTAGGCGGTATCTACGAGGCAGTATGGCCTGAACAGTATCAGACCAAAGAACCTGTACCACAATTTCCAGAATGGAGTAAAAGATGA
- a CDS encoding intracellular sulfur oxidation protein encodes MKKLLFVVYQSPVGSIWVNEAFRTTFGMYGEDLEPAVLMIDEACVALSKKTKPESLGLLPLSICHRYIKSYGTPVYAVREDLEKFKVGELDENFQAEIISRNDLEEFLHKFDYVIFM; translated from the coding sequence ATGAAAAAATTACTATTTGTAGTCTACCAATCTCCCGTTGGAAGTATCTGGGTCAACGAGGCTTTCAGAACCACTTTTGGTATGTACGGTGAGGACCTTGAGCCTGCGGTACTCATGATTGATGAAGCCTGTGTGGCCCTTTCGAAAAAAACAAAACCTGAATCTTTGGGGCTTTTACCACTTTCAATATGCCATAGATATATAAAAAGCTATGGTACACCAGTCTATGCTGTAAGAGAAGATCTTGAAAAATTCAAAGTGGGCGAACTTGATGAGAATTTTCAAGCAGAAATCATATCAAGAAACGATCTGGAAGAGTTTTTGCACAAATTTGATTATGTGATATTCATGTGA
- a CDS encoding rhomboid family intramembrane serine protease yields the protein MFFVQSFSSLRNQAYLYIRFGAQYGPLVSNGEWYRLITAIFVHGGFLHLLFNSYALFYFGSIVESIYGVEKFVFAYLLTGVIGNLATHLLYYRAISVGASGSIFGLIGMLFALGFRRDTPFFMRQFTGYALLPMIIFNIVYGFIPGTGINNAAHIGGFITGMVLGYVMTPRPAYAFWKKSVNVLWKSIAFVCAGLVVLSFILLVGFSTR from the coding sequence ATGTTTTTTGTTCAGAGTTTTTCAAGCCTGCGAAATCAGGCATATTTGTATATTAGATTTGGTGCGCAGTATGGACCCCTGGTGAGTAATGGTGAATGGTATAGATTGATCACAGCGATTTTTGTTCATGGTGGTTTTTTGCATCTACTTTTTAACTCCTATGCGCTTTTTTATTTTGGCAGTATAGTTGAATCAATATATGGTGTTGAAAAATTTGTATTCGCCTACCTTCTGACAGGTGTCATTGGAAATCTTGCAACACATCTTCTCTATTATCGAGCCATATCTGTTGGTGCGAGTGGATCCATCTTCGGTCTTATTGGTATGCTTTTTGCACTGGGTTTTAGGCGCGATACACCTTTCTTCATGCGTCAATTCACTGGCTATGCCCTTTTACCGATGATAATCTTCAATATAGTCTATGGTTTCATTCCCGGAACTGGTATAAATAATGCTGCACACATAGGTGGTTTTATAACGGGCATGGTGCTTGGATATGTAATGACACCCAGACCTGCTTATGCTTTTTGGAAAAAATCAGTTAATGTATTGTGGAAGTCTATAGCTTTTGTCTGTGCTGGACTTGTCGTACTCTCTTTTATCTTATTGGTCGGGTTTTCTACAAGATAG
- a CDS encoding DsrE/DsrF/TusD sulfur relay family protein, giving the protein MKITIQVMTPPYTYEDLDTAIKMAQAAVEKGHEVDLFLFADSVLCINKNVKPIRIDRNIPQKLKELIETGKVKVDICGICMDYRGITTDMIIEGAKPSGLPELAQLLYSSDRFINLMA; this is encoded by the coding sequence ATGAAGATAACTATCCAAGTTATGACACCCCCATACACATACGAAGATCTTGATACAGCAATAAAAATGGCGCAAGCGGCTGTTGAAAAAGGCCATGAAGTAGACTTGTTTTTGTTTGCAGATTCTGTTTTATGTATAAACAAGAATGTCAAACCTATAAGAATTGACAGAAATATCCCTCAGAAACTCAAAGAATTGATAGAAACAGGTAAAGTGAAAGTGGATATCTGTGGAATTTGTATGGATTACAGGGGCATCACCACAGATATGATAATAGAAGGAGCTAAACCAAGTGGCCTTCCAGAGCTTGCACAATTACTTTACAGCAGTGACAGATTCATTAATCTAATGGCTTGA
- a CDS encoding YeeE/YedE family protein, with product MIWTGLVIGIIFGIILQKGRVCFNSAFRDVLIFKDNYLMKLAAFTLALESITLLLFAQLGVISLAPKPLNWIANIIGGYIFGIGMVLAGGCASGVTYRSGEGMTTAWFAAIFYGLTAYATNSGIFSGWTKWVNKYNITVQNTNQVYASKTGPTLSTVFNVNPWVVTLIFAGLLIWYAFGTKTTQRPTKLNWVLASVLIAILAPIAWWTSAKTGRNYGLGITGGWVNLFSVYTANKPINWEGAEIIGIILGALISSLASKEFKLRMPKDPKTYLQVMIGGALMGFGAATASGCNIGHFLTGVPQLAISSIIASIFFILGNWTMAWLLFGRER from the coding sequence ATGATTTGGACCGGGCTTGTGATAGGTATTATCTTTGGCATAATCCTTCAAAAGGGTCGTGTTTGTTTCAATTCAGCCTTCAGAGATGTTTTGATTTTCAAGGATAATTACTTGATGAAGCTCGCAGCTTTTACCCTTGCTTTAGAATCGATTACACTCTTACTTTTTGCACAGCTTGGAGTAATAAGCTTGGCACCAAAACCACTTAACTGGATCGCCAACATCATCGGTGGTTATATCTTTGGAATTGGTATGGTTCTTGCAGGTGGATGTGCTTCTGGTGTTACATATAGATCAGGAGAAGGAATGACAACGGCTTGGTTTGCCGCAATCTTCTATGGATTAACTGCTTATGCAACAAACAGTGGTATCTTCTCGGGTTGGACAAAATGGGTGAACAAATACAACATCACTGTCCAGAACACAAACCAAGTTTATGCTTCAAAGACTGGTCCGACTTTATCAACGGTTTTTAATGTAAACCCCTGGGTAGTTACGTTGATCTTTGCCGGTTTGTTGATTTGGTATGCTTTTGGAACAAAAACCACTCAAAGACCCACTAAATTGAACTGGGTACTTGCTTCTGTACTCATTGCCATACTCGCTCCCATAGCATGGTGGACAAGTGCAAAAACGGGTAGAAACTATGGTCTTGGTATCACCGGTGGATGGGTGAACTTGTTCTCTGTATACACAGCCAATAAGCCCATCAACTGGGAAGGTGCGGAAATCATTGGAATAATATTAGGTGCATTGATTTCGTCTCTTGCTTCCAAAGAATTCAAACTGAGGATGCCAAAAGACCCCAAAACTTACCTCCAAGTGATGATAGGCGGGGCACTTATGGGATTCGGAGCAGCAACTGCAAGTGGATGTAACATAGGTCATTTCTTGACAGGTGTCCCACAACTTGCAATCTCTTCAATAATCGCATCTATTTTCTTTATACTCGGTAACTGGACCATGGCTTGGTTACTCTTCGGCAGGGAGAGATGA
- a CDS encoding rhomboid family intramembrane serine protease produces MFPLYDTIPSRRKPYVVYTLILINVVLFIYQQTLSRAELIQFLYNFGLVPARFTSQRWSQIWHLRTGLDLYSPKWFSLVSHMFLHGGWSHLIGNMWFLGVFGDNVEDNMGHTMFAIFYISSGILAALVHFVFSLNSQVPMVGASGAVSAVMGAYYVLFPYSRVVSFVPTFFLPFLIAIPAGVYLLVWFAFQIISGIADSAVSSGVAYWAHIGGFVIGMIWGLFRRKKVYYY; encoded by the coding sequence TTGTTTCCATTGTATGATACTATACCGAGCAGGAGAAAACCTTACGTCGTATATACTTTGATTCTAATTAATGTTGTTCTTTTCATCTATCAACAGACTCTTTCAAGAGCCGAGTTGATACAGTTTCTATACAATTTTGGTCTTGTGCCAGCACGATTCACATCACAGCGATGGAGCCAAATTTGGCATTTGAGGACAGGTTTGGATCTCTATTCACCAAAATGGTTTTCCCTTGTCAGCCATATGTTCTTACATGGAGGATGGTCGCACTTGATTGGAAATATGTGGTTTCTCGGTGTTTTTGGTGACAATGTCGAGGACAACATGGGACACACAATGTTTGCTATCTTTTACATATCAAGTGGTATCTTAGCAGCATTAGTGCATTTTGTTTTCAGCCTGAACTCGCAAGTGCCAATGGTTGGAGCCTCTGGTGCCGTTTCTGCTGTGATGGGGGCTTATTATGTTCTATTTCCGTATTCACGTGTGGTTTCTTTTGTTCCAACATTTTTTCTCCCGTTTTTGATTGCAATACCAGCTGGAGTATATCTTCTGGTTTGGTTTGCCTTTCAAATAATAAGTGGAATTGCTGACAGTGCAGTGAGTTCTGGAGTCGCATATTGGGCTCATATAGGAGGCTTTGTTATTGGAATGATCTGGGGATTATTCAGAAGAAAGAAAGTTTATTATTACTGA
- a CDS encoding HD domain-containing phosphohydrolase: MKKVVLSLLFIVSMVFSAKITVVTDIDYPPFTYIDQEGKLVGISPKLWELFSQRTGIEVELIPMNWEDALKIAQEKKTDVIDLIFVTEERRKFLDYSIEIYRITSSIYYDEHLPTLKSLKDLTPYVVGVKKGDALYEIAKDSNPSIQFRFYDTYGELFLALKNHEVEVILMDDVPAEYYLHKFDMVYQVKRSRPFTENSLHWAVPKGKEHVLMLLNNGLEKISPKEIENIVLSMAPRAGIDPSVLLITFIIVLILVGILLFFFGLNVYLRKAVRKATKELDRKNEQLSAFNEELEAQSEEIKAMNEELERALSELEKTNNNFMSTLSLINEAFNLQEDGENFLRKAFKLIFDMFPKADFGNISLFDRKTWQIIEACGFDKDSINILRIPSSELYIPDKPVIVKDIRSLDSKRMHHDVFAEVEKVIPRPSYTMIIPMKISDEIIGDIVLETKQDSGKVFTENDLRMAESLAKIVNSFFLVRRYISITEELNKKIVSMLVKALEYYDKYTQGHSQRVAEFCKKMARKLGFSESELELAALLHDIGKIYVPQSVLNKEGYLTDDEFELVKQHPVKGYELISSINGMEEIAKIILYHHERYDGKGYPIGLKGEEVPLKSQVIFIADSFDAMTTARPYRRVPMTVEKALEEIRNCSGTQFNPDVVKNFLEIVYERV, from the coding sequence ATGAAGAAAGTTGTCTTGAGTCTTCTATTCATTGTTTCAATGGTTTTTTCAGCAAAAATTACAGTTGTCACCGATATAGATTATCCTCCATTTACGTATATAGATCAAGAAGGAAAACTTGTTGGAATCAGTCCAAAGTTGTGGGAGCTTTTCTCACAAAGAACGGGTATTGAAGTAGAATTGATACCTATGAACTGGGAAGATGCCTTGAAAATAGCGCAGGAAAAGAAAACAGATGTCATAGATCTCATTTTTGTCACCGAAGAAAGAAGAAAGTTTCTGGATTATTCAATTGAAATCTACAGAATCACGAGTAGCATATACTACGATGAACATCTACCAACCTTGAAAAGTCTCAAAGATCTCACTCCCTATGTAGTTGGCGTCAAAAAAGGTGATGCCTTATATGAAATCGCAAAGGATTCTAATCCTTCTATACAATTCAGATTTTACGATACATATGGAGAACTTTTTCTCGCACTGAAAAACCATGAGGTCGAAGTCATTTTGATGGACGATGTACCAGCAGAGTACTATTTACATAAATTTGACATGGTTTATCAGGTGAAAAGATCAAGACCTTTCACTGAAAACAGTTTGCACTGGGCTGTTCCAAAAGGAAAAGAACATGTTCTGATGCTCTTAAATAATGGTTTAGAGAAGATCTCACCAAAAGAGATTGAAAACATAGTTCTTTCTATGGCCCCACGTGCTGGCATAGATCCATCCGTTTTATTGATCACATTCATTATTGTATTGATTTTGGTTGGTATTTTATTGTTCTTCTTTGGTTTGAATGTTTACTTGAGAAAGGCTGTGCGCAAAGCAACAAAAGAACTCGATCGAAAGAACGAACAACTCAGTGCTTTCAATGAAGAACTTGAAGCTCAGTCAGAAGAGATAAAGGCGATGAATGAGGAACTCGAAAGGGCTCTGAGTGAACTCGAGAAAACCAATAACAATTTTATGAGCACGCTGAGTTTGATAAATGAAGCCTTCAATTTACAGGAAGATGGGGAAAATTTCTTGAGAAAGGCTTTTAAATTGATCTTTGATATGTTTCCAAAGGCTGATTTTGGAAATATTTCGTTATTTGATCGAAAAACTTGGCAAATTATAGAGGCTTGTGGTTTTGACAAAGATTCCATAAATATCCTAAGGATACCTTCCAGTGAACTATACATACCAGACAAACCAGTGATTGTAAAAGATATAAGATCGCTTGACAGTAAACGAATGCACCATGATGTCTTTGCAGAGGTCGAAAAGGTGATTCCAAGACCATCTTATACAATGATAATACCCATGAAGATTTCAGATGAGATCATAGGCGACATTGTCTTGGAAACAAAACAAGATTCAGGCAAGGTTTTTACGGAAAATGATTTAAGAATGGCTGAGAGTCTTGCTAAAATAGTGAATTCATTTTTCTTGGTAAGAAGGTATATATCTATCACAGAAGAATTGAATAAAAAAATAGTATCAATGCTCGTCAAAGCATTAGAGTATTATGATAAATACACTCAAGGGCATTCGCAAAGAGTGGCAGAGTTTTGTAAGAAAATGGCTCGAAAGCTTGGTTTTTCTGAATCAGAACTGGAATTGGCTGCACTACTGCATGACATTGGAAAAATCTACGTACCACAAAGTGTATTAAACAAAGAAGGTTATCTGACTGATGATGAATTTGAACTTGTAAAGCAACATCCAGTGAAGGGTTATGAATTGATCTCTTCGATAAACGGTATGGAAGAAATTGCCAAGATCATACTTTATCACCATGAACGTTACGATGGAAAGGGTTATCCTATAGGGTTGAAGGGTGAAGAAGTACCATTGAAGTCTCAAGTGATATTCATCGCGGACAGTTTTGATGCCATGACAACGGCTCGACCTTACAGAAGAGTTCCTATGACCGTCGAGAAGGCTCTCGAAGAAATCAGAAATTGCTCTGGAACACAATTCAATCCCGATGTAGTTAAAAATTTTCTTGAGATAGTTTATGAGCGTGTATGA
- the tusB gene encoding sulfurtransferase complex subunit TusB encodes MALILVKFGKNNPAEKIKLGSASLDDDVVLIQNGVYWALDDMKQYTKAKVYAIKEDFLARGYEESNSKVPLINYAQLIELIEKHPKSIS; translated from the coding sequence ATGGCTCTTATACTGGTCAAATTTGGAAAGAATAATCCTGCTGAAAAAATCAAGCTTGGAAGCGCATCACTTGATGACGATGTTGTATTAATTCAAAACGGTGTTTATTGGGCTTTAGATGATATGAAACAGTACACGAAAGCCAAAGTGTACGCCATTAAAGAAGATTTTCTTGCTCGTGGATATGAAGAATCAAACTCAAAAGTTCCTCTAATAAACTATGCGCAGTTAATTGAATTAATTGAAAAACATCCCAAGAGTATTTCTTAA
- a CDS encoding sulfurtransferase TusA family protein, which produces MAKYQVAKSIDVRGEVCPVPDVETKRALKGMKSGEILEVWIDYPMSKERIPESVKQMGHEVLEIEEVGKSEWKIYIKVK; this is translated from the coding sequence ATGGCAAAGTATCAAGTGGCAAAGTCTATTGATGTTCGTGGAGAGGTATGTCCAGTACCAGATGTTGAAACAAAAAGAGCTTTGAAAGGAATGAAGAGCGGAGAAATTCTGGAAGTTTGGATCGATTATCCAATGTCTAAAGAAAGAATACCAGAATCTGTGAAGCAAATGGGACATGAAGTTCTCGAGATCGAAGAAGTAGGAAAAAGCGAATGGAAGATCTACATAAAAGTGAAATAA
- the gatA gene encoding Asp-tRNA(Asn)/Glu-tRNA(Gln) amidotransferase subunit GatA, which translates to MTIEDSLNFSREELIEQSLEKIRSIDPVIKSFITVVEKVEVNDGPYRGIPIAIKDNITTKGLKTTCASKILENYIPPYDATCVRRLRDYGFAIVGKTNMDEFAMGSSTERSAFFTTRNPWDLDCVPGGSSGGSAAAVASGQVIASLGSDTGGSVRQPASFCGVVGFKPTYGLVSRYGLIAFASSLDQVGPITKSVRDAALIMEIIAGKDPFDSTTVSRKIDFLSQIEEDIHGMKFAIPKEVYEYEQLDSEVAERFEEAIKTAEKLGATVERVNIPSMKYAVATYYVIAPAEASSNLARYDGVKYGLRVEETGLKGTYMKTRNIGFGEEVRRRIVLGTFTLSAAYYEAYFNKALKVRRILSNDINQILDSFDAILTPTSPIPAFKIGSVSDPLTYYLMDIFTVPANLVGIPAISIPFGFAHDMPVGLQIMGKRFDDPKVLRIARNFEKISPYNDNGRIRLPAVRI; encoded by the coding sequence ATGACGATAGAAGATTCTTTGAACTTTAGTAGAGAAGAATTAATCGAACAATCTCTTGAGAAGATACGATCGATTGATCCTGTTATCAAGAGTTTTATAACAGTTGTAGAAAAAGTGGAAGTCAATGATGGTCCATATAGGGGAATTCCAATAGCGATTAAAGACAATATCACAACAAAGGGTTTAAAGACTACCTGCGCTTCGAAGATACTTGAAAATTACATTCCACCTTATGATGCTACATGCGTCAGAAGGTTGAGAGATTACGGCTTTGCAATTGTCGGAAAAACCAATATGGATGAATTCGCAATGGGTTCCAGCACTGAAAGATCGGCATTTTTCACCACGAGAAACCCCTGGGATTTAGATTGTGTTCCTGGTGGAAGCAGTGGTGGATCTGCAGCTGCAGTTGCAAGCGGTCAAGTAATTGCTTCTCTGGGAAGTGATACAGGAGGATCAGTTAGACAACCTGCATCTTTTTGCGGTGTAGTTGGCTTTAAACCAACCTATGGATTGGTCTCGAGGTATGGACTCATTGCTTTTGCCTCATCTTTGGATCAAGTTGGCCCCATAACAAAATCTGTCAGAGATGCTGCTCTGATAATGGAGATAATCGCAGGCAAAGATCCATTTGATTCAACGACTGTTTCAAGAAAGATCGATTTTCTGAGCCAAATCGAAGAGGACATTCATGGCATGAAGTTTGCGATTCCCAAAGAAGTGTACGAATATGAACAACTCGATAGTGAGGTAGCTGAGCGTTTTGAAGAAGCAATCAAGACAGCCGAGAAACTCGGAGCAACAGTCGAACGTGTAAATATTCCAAGTATGAAATATGCCGTTGCAACTTATTATGTGATAGCACCAGCTGAAGCCAGTTCAAATTTGGCGCGGTACGATGGTGTTAAATATGGCTTGAGAGTAGAAGAAACAGGTTTGAAAGGCACGTACATGAAAACTCGAAATATAGGTTTTGGAGAAGAAGTGAGGCGAAGGATAGTATTGGGAACATTCACTCTGAGTGCAGCTTATTATGAGGCATATTTCAACAAAGCTCTAAAAGTGAGAAGGATACTCTCAAATGATATAAATCAAATCCTTGATAGTTTTGATGCCATTCTCACCCCTACTTCACCAATACCTGCTTTTAAGATTGGTTCTGTCTCAGATCCCTTGACATACTATCTTATGGATATCTTCACAGTCCCAGCGAATTTAGTTGGAATTCCAGCTATAAGTATTCCTTTTGGTTTTGCGCATGATATGCCCGTTGGATTACAGATAATGGGAAAAAGATTTGACGATCCCAAGGTGTTGAGAATTGCGAGAAATTTTGAAAAAATATCTCCTTACAATGACAATGGCAGAATTAGATTACCGGCGGTGAGAATATGA
- a CDS encoding sulfurtransferase TusA family protein, with product MSRRISLTELFKVLANQKRLEILMLLMDGCLTATEVASKLDMNISTAYRYLLQMQDFGLLTIIKSKDGDRFDLSSPHILHMIEEATEILSISKQSAVLSGKFVIYYNSEGNLPQPQRILDVRGEVCPIPDLRTKKELELMQNGEILLVIVDYPISKERIPSYYKRLGFDVWLVDNGKEAKIYIKKP from the coding sequence ATGTCAAGGCGAATCAGTTTAACTGAATTATTCAAGGTTTTGGCGAATCAGAAACGTTTGGAAATCCTCATGCTCTTAATGGATGGATGCTTGACAGCAACTGAGGTTGCAAGCAAGTTGGATATGAATATTTCAACGGCTTATCGTTATTTACTCCAAATGCAAGATTTCGGTTTGTTGACAATTATTAAATCAAAAGATGGTGATCGATTTGATCTTTCTTCACCTCATATCCTCCACATGATTGAAGAAGCTACTGAAATATTGTCAATTTCAAAACAATCTGCAGTTCTTAGTGGCAAATTCGTGATTTATTATAATTCTGAAGGAAATCTGCCCCAACCACAGAGAATATTAGATGTGCGCGGTGAGGTTTGTCCTATACCAGATCTTAGAACCAAGAAAGAACTTGAACTCATGCAAAATGGAGAGATTTTACTCGTTATAGTGGACTATCCTATATCGAAAGAAAGAATTCCGAGTTATTACAAGCGTCTTGGTTTTGATGTATGGCTTGTTGACAATGGTAAAGAAGCCAAAATCTACATTAAAAAACCTTGA